AAGTTCACAGAGCATCCGTACTACCCCAGAGGGCGGCCCATGGGCACCTATGTCCCACCTGAAGGGTGACGGGTGAGCCCACCGTCCCTGCGGCAGAGGCCAGCCCCCCCCACCCAGACAGGAGGGCCTGCGCACGCGGAGGTGGGAGAGGATCGCCGGAGATGGACCACCTCTGGACGTGGGGCCAGAGGAGCTCCCAGCACCCAGAGTCGTCTGGGACGCTGGGGGCCCGGAAGGAAGAGCTCACTGATGCCAGCTCCCCATCGCTTTCCAGCCTGGTCGAGAGCCAGCTCCGCTGTTTGCGAAAGAGCAGATGAACCGGGGTGaggttgagggggtgggggggcgagGGCTGGGCCTGAGGGTCAGCGGCTGCCCCTCAGGCCCAATATTCAGGGGCTGCAGCTGGGAACCTGGGGTCCACCTGGAGCACCCCAGCCCCAATTTGTCTCCGGGCTCCCCCTCCTCAAGCCTGATCCAGGAATGCTGTGGTTTCCTGCTGGCGCCTCTGGTAGTCTCCACTGCCACCCCCCTCCCTTACCCCCCCCAACGCTGCACTAATGGCTCAGCCTGGGGCCCCAGggacctccccgccccccccagaCTGTTCTGCCAGCCCCCTTGCCCCCTCACCGCTGAAACCCAATCCTCTGCGGCAGCTCCGGCTCAGCCAAGCAGCCTCCAGCAGAGCTGCCCTGCCTGCCACGTCGGCTGCACCCTACCTGGTCTCTGCCACGGAGTGCCCCCCGCACCCTGGGGCCCATCACTGTGCCCAGCGGGGCCACCACCTGGGGCCAGAGGAGGCCAAGGGGACCCTCCGACAGACAGGACAGCCCGTCTCCCCAGGCCAGTGCCCCGCCTCTCCCCTCCTTGACCCACCCCTGCATGACCCTTCCCAACCCTTGACTGACCCTCTCGCCTGCCCCCTTGCGCCCCTGCACCCCCGCCCCGGGGGCTGCAGCCATGAAGCCCCCTGCGGGCCCGGAGGAGGCCCGGCTGCCCGCCTCGGATATCCGCGCGTTCGCCAGCAGCTGCACCATGCACGGGCTGGGCCACGTCTTTGGCCCGGGGGCCCCGCCGGCACGCCGGGGGCTGTGGGCTGCCGCCGTGCTCCTGGCCCTGGCCACCTTCCTGTACCAGGTGGCGGGGCGGGTGCACTACTACGGCGAGTTCCACCACGAGACGGCCCTGGAGGAGCGCGAGAGCCGCCGGCTCACCTTCCCGGCCGTCACCCTGTGCAACGTCAACCCACTGCGGCGCTCACGCCTCACACCCAACGACCTGCACTGGGCCGGGCCTGCGCTGCTGGGCCTGGAGCCCGCCGAGCATGCTGCCTACCTGCGCGCCCTGGGCCGGCCCCCTGCGCCCCCCGGCTTCATGCCCAGCCCCACCTTCGATGTGGCCCGGCTCTATGCCCGGGCCGGGCACGCCCTCGAGGACATGCTGCTGGACTGTCGCTACCGAGGCTGGCCTTGTGGGCCTGAGAACTTCACCACGGTGAGCCGTCTGTGCCAGCCTCCCCCAGAGCCAGGGGTCCTGGACAGCCGTGCTGCGCCAGGGGCCAGGGGTCCCCTCCCCTCGCCTCACCAGTGCCTTTCTGTTCAGCCCAAGAAGCAGTCCTTCTCAGTCCCCTCCCAACTCTCAGCTGGACTGCAGAGGGCAAGGTCACATTGGGGGCACTGGGGGCCCTCACCCAGGCTGGCTCTGGGCCCAGGTCTGGTCTGGGGAGAGCCTGCTCCTAGGGAGTTGGGGTGTGCTGGGAGTGTCTGGTGTGCTGGGCCAGGGCCCCCTACTTCTCTGCCAGCAGGGAGGGAGCTTGGTTTCCCTCTGCCTCTTCTGCCAGACCTGAAGGAGGGCAACTGGGACCTTCTTCCTTTTATGCCAGTCTCCAAAGAAACACTTGTCCTGCAGGCTGTGCCCAGGGCCTGTGGTGAGGGTGAGGCATGGGGGTGATGGGAGCTTGTGAGAGTCCAAGTCCATGTGCCGGTTAAGGGAGGGTCTGGAggcatgaggcttccctggtggctcagctaccaggtaaagaatctgtctgcagtgcaggagacccaggtttgatccctgggtcgggaaaatcccctggaagaggagatgggctacccactccaatattcttgggcttccctggtggctcagctggcaaagaatccacctgcaatgcaggaaacctgggtttcatccctgggtcgggaagaccccctggaggaaggcatgcaacccactccagtattctggcctagagaatcccatggacagaggagcctggcaggctacatacagtccatagggttgcagagtcagacacgactgaagccacttagcacacatgctgGGGGCATGAAGATGCGGGCTTCAGTGTTCAAAGAGAGAGCCAGGTAGAGGccagggaggagagaggtggCAGGGTCCTCGCGCTGGCCTCGGGAAAGGGCCTCCTGGCCCCGGAGACGtctgtcctctgcctgcccctcAGATCTTCACCCGGATGGGGCAGTGCTACACCTTTAACTCTGGCGCTGATGGAGCCGAGCTGCTGAGCACCCCCAAGGGTGGCATGGGCAACGGGCTGGAGGTTATGCTGGACGTGCAGCAGGAGGAGTACCTGCCTGTGTGGAGGGACGTGGGTACGGGGAGGGGAGCGTGCAGGGGGCGTCCCGGGAGTGGGCCCGCGTGGAGCCAGGCCTGTCCTTTactgtgggaaggggtggggttaGCTGGTCACAGTCCTGGGGAGAGGGGGCTGCAGCAGGGGGCCCCCTGGGACCTGGGCCTCAGGACTCAGGGTCCCCCTCTTCCTGCAGAGGAGACCCCGTTTGAGGTGGGGGTCCGAGTGCAGATCCACACCCAGGAGGAGCCGCCACTCATCGACCAGCTGGGCTTCGGGGCAGCCCCTGGCTACCAGACCTTCGTGTCCTGTCAGAAGCAGCAAGCATCCTCCCtggtgcccccaccccaccccccccagaCCCCATCCCAGCTCCTCACACCTGCCCCAGGGACCTCACTGCCCGCCAGGGAGCTTCCTTAACCCGCCCGCCTCCAGCTGAGCTTCCTGCCGCCGCCCTGGGGGGACTGCAGCTCTGTCTCTCTGGACCCTGACTTTGAGCCAGAAGCGCCTGGTCCTCTGGGTACCCCCAGCCCGGGCCTCAGCCCTCCCTATAGTCTAATGGGGTGTCGCCTGGCCTGCCAGAGCCGCTATGTGGCCCGGAAGTGCGGCTGCAGAATGATGCACATGCCAGGTAAGAGGCTGGGGGCCGCGGAGGAGGGGGTATGGGGAAGCGGGGGTCCTGGGGGCCGCTCCTGAAGCTGTCTCCTGCCCCCGCCGTGCAGGCAGTGCCCCAGTGTGCAGCCCCCAGCAGTACAAGGACTGTGCCCACCCGGCGCTGGGTAAGGGGAGAGCCTCCCGCAccccggccccacccccaccccgcaccccggCTCTGCACCCGGCGCCGGCCCCGCGGGGCGGGAGGACCTGACCCGGGCGCCTGTGGCCGGCAGATGCCCTGCTGCGGAAGGACGCGTGCCGCTGCCCCAACCCGTGCGCCAGTACGCGCTACGCCAAGGAGCTCTCCATGGTGCGGATGCCCAGCCGCCCCGCCGCCCGCTACCTGGCCCGGAAACACAACCGCAGCGAGGCCTACATCGCGTGAGCCCGGCggggggcctgggggcggggcgggccccCTCCTCCGGGCGGAACCTCCCTACGCACCCAGGGCTGGGAAACCCGGCTACCCATCGCTCCCCTGCTCTGGGGGCTCTGGGCAAGCGCCTCAACCTTCCTGAGCTGGGCTCTTCTGAAAAACgggctccccccaccaccaccctccccaccaggGCTCACGAAAGGTCCCAGAGACCAGAGAAGACCAGAGAACGGGGTACCCGTTCCTGCCAGCAGCCGGCACTAGGGGTGTCCAACAAAcactctcctcctccagggagaacGTGCTGGTGCTGGACATCTTCTTTGAGGCCCTCAACTATGAGACGGTGGAGCAGAAGAAGGCCTACGAAATGTCTGAGTTGCTCGGTGTGTCTGCGCCTACGTGCAGCTAGCGCCCTGCAGCCCAGGGGGAGGCGTGGGCAGGGCAGACAGCTGTGGGCTGACGGGGTGACCCCGCCTCCACAGGTGACATTGGGGGCCAGATGGGACTGTTCATCGGGGCCAGCCTGCTCACCATCCTGGAGATCCTGGACTACCTCTGTGAGGTGGGTGGGCCTGGGCcccagctgggggagggggaggagtcaAGGCACAGCATCGCGGGGTGGGGTCCACCTCCAGCGCTGCTTGTCTCCAGGTGTTCTGGGACAGAGTCCTGGGTCGTCTCTTCTGGAACCGAAAGCGCCCCCAGAGGCCCTCCAGCGCCAATCTGGTAACAGCCCCCCGAACCCTACCCCTGCCATCGCCACTGTGGGTGCTCAGCCCCCTCCTAAGTGTAGAACACCATCCCTACCcagctgggaggcaggggaggggcagtgACCCTGGCTGGGGTGGCGGGTGGGAGAGACCCCTCCATCCCCGCCCCCACCTCtgaccctctccctcctctcacAGCTTCAGGAAGGGCTGGGCAGCCATCGGACCCAGGTTCCCCACCTCGGCCCAGGCCCCAGGTAATAAGAAATGGCCTCCTGAGGTCAGGAAGGAGGGCAGAGCTTAGGtctgggagggcaggggccaggcaggACCCAGCGCTGCGGTCTGTCTCCCCAGGCCTCCCACCCCCTGCTCCGCTGTCGCCAAGACCCTCTCTGCCTCCCACCGCACGTGCTACCTCGTTACCCGCCTCTAGACGTGGGGGCTGGGGCGCGGTGCCTTCAAGGCCGCACCCCGACACCCTGGATGTGGCTGACCTGCCTGCCTCTTTGCCGCCTTCACCCCAAATAAAGTTCTAGTGCGTCAGCCTCCTCTGCCATTCCTCTTACAGGCCGACTGGCCCAGCCACCCTCAGCCCTACTCAGCCCCAAGAAGGCCCCTGCCCACCATCACCCAGCAGATGTGGTGTCCAAAACGTTAACCCCCCAGAAATCTATGAGAGAAGTGCGCTGGGAAGGCAGGGGTCACTGCACCTCCCTGTGAGTGAGTTTTGTCAAACTCAGAGGCAGGCAGACCCGAGGCAGCGGTAGAACGCACCCCTGGGGTCCTGTCAGGGAAGGGCGGGCAGGAGGCTCTTATCTGGAGCCCCCCCACCGAGAAGCGGGGGAACAGGCAGCGGGAAGCGGAGGGGCAGCCCGCTCCCAGGAACCAGACTGCTGTCCTGTTTGAGGTGGTTGTGATTTTTTCTCACGTTAGGGACTGAGTGCTGGTGTGGCCCCCATCTCCAGGGGAACCTCTCTTTGCTTCCCCAGCCTCCTGGCAAGAGCCAAAGGCCCCAGCTTGGGGTTGCGGGGGagccccttcccacccctgccaGGAAGCACACACCCAGACCCACTTTCCCTGCACCTTCTCTGTACCCTAAGTGTCGGAAAAGGACAGATtagggagcagggctgggggggTTCCCAACCACAGCTGTGGGCCTCTCCTGGCCCAGCCTGCAGGCCTAGGTGTGGGGGATGAAGATGGAAGAGGAGGGGCGGGTACACAAGGGACCAAAGAACCATGAAGAAAGGCCGGCCCTCTGTTCCCCATTATTTCTGGTGGTTGCTCCCCATTTCTGGTGGAAACCCATCCTTGCCTTTGGACACTGGCAGCCTCACTCCCCAGGACCAGCCCCTCCTGGGCAGAGGAAGGGGCGGGGACAAGAGCACACGaaccactgcacacacacacctgcaggaGCAGCGTTGCCTCCCGCCCCCAGCACAGACACATGGGGTGAGCGTCACAGCCTCCAAGCCCCAGCCTCTGGCCACTTACAGTAGCAGAGCAAGGGTGGGACAGTTAGGTCGCTGGAGCTGGAAgcagggtgacagagggtgatGCAGTGAAGCAGACGCTCTCCCCCCAGCactgccctgccccgccccaccccaccccagagccGCGTCACCACCACATCAGCCAGACAGTGGGAAAGGAGCCaatttatgaaattaaataaagTCCACGGAGGGAGTGAAGACCACGGGTGAGGGCACCTCCACCCTGACCGGCCCAGCACAGCTGGAGCTCAGCACACGGTGCATCCCTGCCTTTCGCCCCTCCCCAGAGGGGGCGTCAAGTgggccaggcccccagccctggaGCCTAGGGGGGGCAGAAGTCGGAGAAGTAGGGATGCTGCAGGGCCTCCTCCGCCGAGATGCGCTGGACCGGGTTACACTTGAGCAGGTTCTGGATGACAGGAAGAGGTGAGGTGGGTTCAGGCCAGGAGGCCTTGGGCTACCCCAGTCCACACCAGCCCCAACAAGTGCGCTGGCCGCCCCCCACACTGCCCTTCATAACCTGCAGCAGGTCCCTCCCTGTGGCGTTGAGCTTGGGCACGACGTTCACCAGGGACGTTGTGGCCGGGTACATCGGGTAGGGCTGTGGTGGGACAGGGAGAGTCAGACCAGCGGTGAAAGGGCGTGGAGACTGCCAGGGCCAGACACTTGGGGTGAACCACGCATGACCCCCGCCCCCCTTGCCCCATCACACCTTATAGTCTGGCAGCTTGGTCATGGCAGGCCACTGCTCCTCGGTTGGCGTGCCCAGGAGTGTGTCCACGGGGTCAAGGGCCACTCAGGTGGAGGAAAGGGGCAGGCGAGGGGTTCTCTCCCCGGGAAAGGAGGTTCctcctacccacccccaccccagccctcctcaCTCCATCCCCCAGTTCACGACACAAGCCCATGCCACCCTCATGCAGTCTCAGCTGCATGCTGTTCTAGCAGACCAGATACTTGACAGCCATGATTAACTACTTTGACTGAAGCCCTGAGGTCCATGGCCCCGGTGAGGCGGTCAGCCTCCCCCTCTATCACCTTCCTGCTCCTTTCTGCTCCCTCACCCTAAGGATTCAGCTCTCAGCGGGGGAGGAGAgagccctccctgcctcccagccaCACCAGCCAGCAGCACGCACCTGCCCCATGACCTCTAGGCTGCTCACCACCCTCTGCCCTCAGGACAAGCCCGCAGGTGCCCCCAATCCTGGCCCCGCCCCTCACTGCCCTCCCAGCCTGCACTCTGAGCTCTGGGGGGGCTTTCAGATCCCCTCtcaggggttggggggtggcgTGAGGTGAAGGGAGATGGAAGGATATCGGAAGATCCTCTTCAGCTGGTCGTCTACATCATTGCCAGGAAAGAGGGGCCGCCCAGCGTTGGCCAGCTCTGGGGGAGAGGCGGGGGCGATATAAGAAGAACCCCTCACCCCCATGCCCCCCACTCCCACCGCAGGGGCTCCACTCCGTTCCCCGGAGGTACCCTCCACTCCAATGGGAGAGCGCCTCCGCAGAACCCGGACACGTCACCTGCGAAGATGCAGCCAGCTGACCACATGTCGATGGACGTGGAGTACAGCTTGGCCCCAAAGAGGACATCGGGTGGGCGGTACCACAGCGTGACGACCTGGAGAAGAAGACCCCACCCATGGGAACCCCTAGTTAGAGATGGAGGAGAGTGCTCAGACAGGagtcctggaggaggagctgagtgATGCTCATTGGGGACCCCCTCCCTCACTCCCAGCATCCCACCCTTACCCCTGCAGCTCACCTCAGCTGAGTAACAGCGAACAGGGATCCCAAAGGCGCGAGCCAAACCAAAATCAGCCAGTTTCAGCTCCCCAttctgggggtgggcagggagacaGTCATGGAGAGGGGCTCTTCACAGTCTGAGGGCAGGCCCCCTGCTCCCACCTTCCTGCCTGGCTCccctcaccctgcccccacctcccagacacactgccccctcccctgagGTACCCTGTTGATGAGCAGGTTCTGAGGCTTCAGGTCCCTGTGCAGCACGTTTCGGCTGTGACAGAAGCCCAGGCCTTTCAGCAGCTGGAAGAGGAATgactgggggcggggcagggagaaGGTCATCAGACCCTCTGGATGGGACATGCACCCTGCAGGGGATCACGGGCCCTGAAACCCCAGCCGTCTTTCAGCACCAAGCTCAGGGCAACTCACCCCTTCACTACTGAGGACCTTCTTTGTACT
This DNA window, taken from Bos indicus isolate NIAB-ARS_2022 breed Sahiwal x Tharparkar chromosome 4, NIAB-ARS_B.indTharparkar_mat_pri_1.0, whole genome shotgun sequence, encodes the following:
- the ASIC3 gene encoding acid-sensing ion channel 3: MKPPAGPEEARLPASDIRAFASSCTMHGLGHVFGPGAPPARRGLWAAAVLLALATFLYQVAGRVHYYGEFHHETALEERESRRLTFPAVTLCNVNPLRRSRLTPNDLHWAGPALLGLEPAEHAAYLRALGRPPAPPGFMPSPTFDVARLYARAGHALEDMLLDCRYRGWPCGPENFTTIFTRMGQCYTFNSGADGAELLSTPKGGMGNGLEVMLDVQQEEYLPVWRDVEETPFEVGVRVQIHTQEEPPLIDQLGFGAAPGYQTFVSCQKQQLSFLPPPWGDCSSVSLDPDFEPEAPGPLGTPSPGLSPPYSLMGCRLACQSRYVARKCGCRMMHMPGSAPVCSPQQYKDCAHPALDALLRKDACRCPNPCASTRYAKELSMVRMPSRPAARYLARKHNRSEAYIAENVLVLDIFFEALNYETVEQKKAYEMSELLGDIGGQMGLFIGASLLTILEILDYLCEVFWDRVLGRLFWNRKRPQRPSSANLLQEGLGSHRTQVPHLGPGPRPPTPCSAVAKTLSASHRTCYLVTRL
- the CDK5 gene encoding cyclin-dependent kinase 5, which produces MQKYEKLEKIGEGTYGTVFKAKNRETHEIVALKRVRLDDDDEGVPSSALREICLLKELKHKNIVRLHDVLHSDKKLTLVFEFCDQDLKKYFDSCNGDLDPEIVKSFLFQLLKGLGFCHSRNVLHRDLKPQNLLINRNGELKLADFGLARAFGIPVRCYSAEVVTLWYRPPDVLFGAKLYSTSIDMWSAGCIFAELANAGRPLFPGNDVDDQLKRIFRLLGTPTEEQWPAMTKLPDYKPYPMYPATTSLVNVVPKLNATGRDLLQNLLKCNPVQRISAEEALQHPYFSDFCPP